From the genome of Thermoflexus hugenholtzii, one region includes:
- the alr gene encoding alanine racemase — MTVVSPTWAEVDLEAIAANTRAVKRWVGDRVEVIAVVKANAYGHGAVPVARAALSAGASRLAVHRIAEGIALRRAGIEAPILVMAPLLPEEAPEVVRWGLTPTLSTPEAAQALSAAARAAGRILPVHVEVDTGMGRAGLLPAEVLPFLRALQGMEGLSLEGLYTHFATADESDPSFAMRQLRRFEEVIGTLEAAGIRIPLRHAANSAATMRFRATHFEAVRPGLALYGMRPSPEWEPPFPLRPALTLKSRVIRVWTLAPGESVGYGRTFVAHREARMALVPIGYGDGYLRALSNRGAVLIRGQRAPIRGRVSMDQIVVEVTGIPEVRVGDEVVILGRQGSEEIRAEDLAEWAGTINYEITTLISPRVPRLYRSGETLATEGAPAEAAPSPFAIP, encoded by the coding sequence ATGACGGTAGTGTCCCCAACCTGGGCGGAAGTGGATCTGGAGGCCATTGCGGCGAACACGCGGGCGGTGAAGCGCTGGGTGGGGGATCGGGTGGAGGTGATCGCGGTGGTGAAGGCCAACGCCTATGGCCACGGCGCCGTCCCGGTCGCCCGGGCCGCCCTCTCCGCCGGCGCCTCCCGCCTGGCCGTCCACCGGATCGCGGAAGGGATCGCCCTGCGCCGGGCCGGCATCGAGGCCCCCATCCTGGTGATGGCCCCGCTGCTCCCGGAGGAAGCGCCGGAGGTCGTCCGCTGGGGGTTGACTCCCACGCTCTCCACACCGGAGGCCGCCCAGGCCCTCAGCGCGGCCGCCCGCGCCGCCGGGCGCATCCTCCCCGTCCACGTCGAAGTGGACACCGGGATGGGGCGGGCCGGGTTGCTGCCCGCCGAGGTGCTGCCCTTCCTGCGCGCGCTCCAGGGGATGGAGGGCCTTTCGCTCGAGGGGCTCTACACCCACTTCGCCACCGCGGACGAAAGCGACCCCTCGTTCGCCATGCGCCAGCTGCGCCGCTTCGAGGAGGTGATCGGGACCCTGGAGGCGGCGGGGATCCGGATCCCGCTCCGCCACGCCGCCAACAGCGCGGCGACGATGCGCTTCCGCGCCACGCACTTTGAGGCGGTGCGCCCCGGCCTCGCTCTCTACGGGATGCGCCCCTCTCCGGAGTGGGAACCCCCCTTCCCCTTGCGCCCCGCCCTGACCCTCAAAAGCCGGGTGATCCGGGTGTGGACCCTGGCGCCCGGAGAATCGGTGGGCTACGGACGGACGTTCGTCGCGCACCGGGAAGCCCGCATGGCGCTGGTCCCCATCGGCTACGGCGACGGCTACCTGCGCGCGCTCTCCAACCGCGGGGCCGTCCTCATCCGGGGGCAACGCGCCCCGATCCGCGGCCGGGTGAGCATGGACCAGATCGTGGTGGAGGTGACCGGGATCCCCGAGGTGCGCGTGGGGGATGAGGTGGTGATCCTCGGACGACAGGGGAGCGAGGAGATCCGGGCGGAGGATCTGGCGGAATGGGCGGGCACGATCAACTATGAGATCACGACCCTGATCTCCCCTCGCGTCCCT